A genomic window from Paramormyrops kingsleyae isolate MSU_618 chromosome 23, PKINGS_0.4, whole genome shotgun sequence includes:
- the LOC111843851 gene encoding uncharacterized protein isoform X4: protein MFPALCPHQGCRHNKTMLSRNVLIFSAVMCLAAVTAAAPVEEKEAEESDIEREEGEEELSEEEEDDDDSNIQDMNMGIGGRQPSTASKDRDPSGPQEASLEGDPINGQKLIGSRPSHGGSHDVSVMDSAVEEGNGDNGADALALDAGTAFDGAVEHASMATQLEPPGGEPGHIPSMMSEVHMLAEGPHQMTHQAEIYSAGSGPPLGSSSHGDLTGAEANGSEGPETESNGNNHKLLVGGSLAGHAVSDLPLADTFYGGYPDITDHYISDPNMDLSGGFTGNDALTERLGLAGDLGIPQMASTAHPSEGSRIPGSFSDHFHSISYTDGGDHAAVTGVHGATTDPHAEMAMISHTEYLSTHDPEGGSDVVHIESSNPNGNGRQRPITEMHNRGDQPFTDHHDRISDLHSASHLSSAGGGSPHVNPHTGTDVAPIAGEMSSLNALSHMDHSGLSGEPVTSSHLQLEVTAPGSAFSSSTPDIAFSGEPVTSNQINSTGGAELHGVLFQTGSPGGFAPTWSLHLSFSALTAMLMPHGRGAGGGGVHLTVLSVVFQLQGTRLKSPPTRTPLTGFLLIPEEPMKVSVIKTLRCRPNQLFPQVNSTSLLVRVLKVQKMWNWRIPADLHIKPRVKIIRYRFQCKEEWMNRDPLH, encoded by the exons ATGTTCCCTGCTCTATGTCCACACCAGGGCTGCCGACATAACAAAACCATGTTGTCTCG AAACGTTTTGATATTTTCAGCAGTGATGTGTTTGGCAGCGGTTACGGCAGCTGCTCCTGTTGAAG agaAAGAAGCGGAGGAATCTGATATTGAACGAGAAGAGGGTGAAGAAGAGCTGTCTGAAGAGGAGGAAG aTGATGATGACTCCAATATTCAGGATATGAATATGG GAATTGGAGGTCGGCAACCTTCCACGGCATCAAAAGATCGGG ATCCATCTGGTCCACAAGAAGCCTCATTGGAAGGTGACCCTATAAACG GACAGAAACTGATTGGATCTAGACCGTCACATGGGGGCAGCCATGACG TATCCGTCATGGACTCAGCTGTGGAGGAAGGAAATG GTGACAATGGGGCGGACGCACTAGCTCTGGATGCCGGCACTGCTTTTGACG GCGCGGTTGAACATGCCAGTATGGCCACTCAGCTGGAGCCCCCAG GAGGTGAACCAGGACATATTCCCAGCATGATGTCTGAGGTCCACATGTTAGCAGAAG GGCCTCATCAAATGACACACCAAGCTGAGATATACTCCGCCG GGAGTGGACCCCCTTTGGGCTCCAGCTCTCATGGGGATCTTACAG GTGCGGAGGCGAACGGTTCGGAAGGCCCAGAAACGGAGTCCAATG GAAACAACCATAAGCTGCTGGTAGGGGGGTCGTTGGCTGGACACGCAG TCTCTGATCTTCCCCTGGCTGATACCTTCTATGGCGGATATCCAG ATATAACAGACCATTATATTTCTGACCCCAATATGGACTTGTCAG GTGGTTTCACTGGGAATGACGCCCTCACTGAAAGACTGG GACTTGCTGGAGACCTGGGCATTCCACAGATGGCCTCTACAG CCCATCCATCAGAAG GCTCCAGAATTCCAGGCAGTTTTAGTGACCATTTCCACTCCATTAGTTATACTG ACGGTGGGGATCACGCTGCTGTGACTGGTGTCCATGGTGCCACGACAG ATCCGCATGCAGAAATGGCCATGATATCACATACCGAATATCTGAGTACACATGATCCAG AGGGTGGCTCTGATGTAGTGCATATAGAGTCATCAAATCCCAATG GAAATGGTCGCCAAAGACCGATCACAGAGATGCACAATAGAG GAGATCAGCCTTTCACTGACCATCATGACAGAATAA GTGACCTGCACAGCGCTTCACATCTCAGTTCAGCAG GTGGAGGGAGTCCGCACGTCAATCCTCACACGGGCACCGATG TGGCCCCGATCGCAGGAGAGATGAGTTCACTGAATGCACTTTCTCACATGGACCATTCAG GTTTGAGTGGAGAACCTGTGACCAGTTCCCACCTACAGCTGGAAGTAACTG CTCCAGGCTCTGCATTCAGCTCCAGCACACCAGATATAG CCTTCAGTGGAGAACCCGTGACCAGCAACCAAATAAATTCCACAG GGGGGGCAGAGCTGCACGGTGTGCTCTTTCAGACTGGATCCCCAGGTGGGTTCGCCCCTACATGGTCGCTACACCTCAGCTTCTCAGCACTCACAGCCATGCTCATGCCTCATggtaggggggcggggggcgggggcgtcCATCTCACTGTTCTGAGTGTGGTGTTTCAGTTACAGGGAACCCGCTTAAAATCTCCCCCCACACGGACACCGTTGACGGGG TTTCTGCTGATCCCCGAGGAACCAATGAAGGTTTCA GTCATCAAGACACTACGATGCAGACCCAATCAGCTG TTCCCGCAGGTGAACAGTACATCACTTCTGGTCAGGGTCCTCAAG GTGCAGAAAATGTGGAACTGGAGGATACCTGCTGACTTGCACATCAAGCCTCGTGTCAAGATCATACGCTACAGATTCCAATGCAAGGAAGAGTGGATGAACAGAGACCCCCTACACTAG
- the LOC111843851 gene encoding uncharacterized protein isoform X5, whose amino-acid sequence MFPALCPHQGCRHNKTMLSRNVLIFSAVMCLAAVTAAAPVEEKEAEESDIEREEGEEELSEEEEDDDDSNIQDMNMGIGGRQPSTASKDRDPSGPQEASLEGDPINGQKLIGSRPSHGGSHDVSVMDSAVEEGNGDNGADALALDAGTAFDGAVEHASMATQLEPPGGEPGHIPSMMSEVHMLAEGPHQMTHQAEIYSAGSGPPLGSSSHGDLTGAEANGSEGPETESNGNNHKLLVGGSLAGHAVSDLPLADTFYGGYPDITDHYISDPNMDLSVLGLTPGEPAGSNAQSHAAGGFTGNDALTERLGLAGDLGIPQMASTAHPSEGSRIPGSFSDHFHSISYTDGGDHAAVTGVHGATTDPHAEMAMISHTEYLSTHDPEGGSDVVHIESSNPNGNGRQRPITEMHNRGDQPFTDHHDRISDLHSASHLSSAGGGSPHVNPHTGTDVAPIAGEMSSLNALSHMDHSGLSGEPVTSSHLQLEVTAPGSAFSSSTPDIAFSGEPVTSNQINSTGGAELHGVLFQTGSPVTGNPLKISPHTDTVDGGESHHQDSLAAGLYLSCFLLIPEEPMKVSVIKTLRCRPNQLFPQVNSTSLLVRVLKVQKMWNWRIPADLHIKPRVKIIRYRFQCKEEWMNRDPLH is encoded by the exons ATGTTCCCTGCTCTATGTCCACACCAGGGCTGCCGACATAACAAAACCATGTTGTCTCG AAACGTTTTGATATTTTCAGCAGTGATGTGTTTGGCAGCGGTTACGGCAGCTGCTCCTGTTGAAG agaAAGAAGCGGAGGAATCTGATATTGAACGAGAAGAGGGTGAAGAAGAGCTGTCTGAAGAGGAGGAAG aTGATGATGACTCCAATATTCAGGATATGAATATGG GAATTGGAGGTCGGCAACCTTCCACGGCATCAAAAGATCGGG ATCCATCTGGTCCACAAGAAGCCTCATTGGAAGGTGACCCTATAAACG GACAGAAACTGATTGGATCTAGACCGTCACATGGGGGCAGCCATGACG TATCCGTCATGGACTCAGCTGTGGAGGAAGGAAATG GTGACAATGGGGCGGACGCACTAGCTCTGGATGCCGGCACTGCTTTTGACG GCGCGGTTGAACATGCCAGTATGGCCACTCAGCTGGAGCCCCCAG GAGGTGAACCAGGACATATTCCCAGCATGATGTCTGAGGTCCACATGTTAGCAGAAG GGCCTCATCAAATGACACACCAAGCTGAGATATACTCCGCCG GGAGTGGACCCCCTTTGGGCTCCAGCTCTCATGGGGATCTTACAG GTGCGGAGGCGAACGGTTCGGAAGGCCCAGAAACGGAGTCCAATG GAAACAACCATAAGCTGCTGGTAGGGGGGTCGTTGGCTGGACACGCAG TCTCTGATCTTCCCCTGGCTGATACCTTCTATGGCGGATATCCAG ATATAACAGACCATTATATTTCTGACCCCAATATGGACTTGTCAG TCCTTGGCCTCACTCCAGGAGAGCCCGCTGGTAGCAATGCTCAGTCACATGCTGCAG GTGGTTTCACTGGGAATGACGCCCTCACTGAAAGACTGG GACTTGCTGGAGACCTGGGCATTCCACAGATGGCCTCTACAG CCCATCCATCAGAAG GCTCCAGAATTCCAGGCAGTTTTAGTGACCATTTCCACTCCATTAGTTATACTG ACGGTGGGGATCACGCTGCTGTGACTGGTGTCCATGGTGCCACGACAG ATCCGCATGCAGAAATGGCCATGATATCACATACCGAATATCTGAGTACACATGATCCAG AGGGTGGCTCTGATGTAGTGCATATAGAGTCATCAAATCCCAATG GAAATGGTCGCCAAAGACCGATCACAGAGATGCACAATAGAG GAGATCAGCCTTTCACTGACCATCATGACAGAATAA GTGACCTGCACAGCGCTTCACATCTCAGTTCAGCAG GTGGAGGGAGTCCGCACGTCAATCCTCACACGGGCACCGATG TGGCCCCGATCGCAGGAGAGATGAGTTCACTGAATGCACTTTCTCACATGGACCATTCAG GTTTGAGTGGAGAACCTGTGACCAGTTCCCACCTACAGCTGGAAGTAACTG CTCCAGGCTCTGCATTCAGCTCCAGCACACCAGATATAG CCTTCAGTGGAGAACCCGTGACCAGCAACCAAATAAATTCCACAG GGGGGGCAGAGCTGCACGGTGTGCTCTTTCAGACTGGATCCCCAG TTACAGGGAACCCGCTTAAAATCTCCCCCCACACGGACACCGTTGACGGGGGTGAGTCCCATCACCAGGACTCCTTGGCCGCTGGCCTCTATCTGTCCTGT TTTCTGCTGATCCCCGAGGAACCAATGAAGGTTTCA GTCATCAAGACACTACGATGCAGACCCAATCAGCTG TTCCCGCAGGTGAACAGTACATCACTTCTGGTCAGGGTCCTCAAG GTGCAGAAAATGTGGAACTGGAGGATACCTGCTGACTTGCACATCAAGCCTCGTGTCAAGATCATACGCTACAGATTCCAATGCAAGGAAGAGTGGATGAACAGAGACCCCCTACACTAG